The Quadrisphaera sp. RL12-1S genomic interval TCAGCGGACATGCTACGGAAGCGTAGCCTCCGCGCCGGGCTGGTCGGAGCGCCTCCGCACGGGCGGGTGCGCCGAGGTGCGGGGGCGGGCTCTCCGGACCCTCCGGACCCGCTGGGCCCTCAGGGGCGGACCGCCGCGTGCCGATGCAGACGGCGTGGTGCGCCCTCGACCCTCCCGGCGCGCGGAGGTCGTGGCCGCGCTGGTGTGCGTCGCCGGCGCGACCACCGTCCCGCTGCTCCCCCACCACCCGCTGGCCAGCGCCGCCGCCGTCCTCGCACCGGTGCTCCTGCTCCTGGTCGTGGCCCTGCGGCGCCGCCTGGTCTGGACCGCGGCCGGCGCGGCCCTCATGGCGGCCGGCGACGTCGTCTTCCGGCTCCTGTGGTGGGCGCAGGGCACACCGGTCGTACCCTCGGTCGCCGACGTCGCCTTCGTGCTGGGGTACCTGGCGCTGCTGCGCGCCGCGCACCTGGCCGCGGGCCCAGGGCGCAGTGGTGCGACGCTCGACGCCCTCATCGTCGTCGCCGGCCCCGCGGCGGTGGTCGCGGCGGCCGTCCACGGGCCGCTGGCGGCGCTCGCCGTCACCGGCACGCCGCTGCAGACCGCCCAGGCGCTGGTCGCGCCGCTGTTCGACCTGGCGCTGCTGGTCCTGGTGGTGCGCGCCTCGGTGGTGGGGGCGCTCACCCGCCCGCAGGCCGCGGCGCTCCAGACCGCCGTCGTGCTGCTGCTGGTCGGCAACGCCGGCTACCTGGTGCTGGTCGACCTCGCGCCCGGCCTGCTGCGGCCCTGGCTGGGCGCGCCGTTCGGGCTGGCGTTCTCGCTGGCGGCGCTCGCCGCGAGCGCGCCCGCTCCCACCCGCCCTGCGCCGCGGACCTCCCCCAGCGGCTCCCGGCTGGTGCTGGCGCTGCTGCCGGCCTCGGCGTGCCTGCCCGCGGCGGTGCTCGTGCTGCAGGGGGTGGTGGGGGCCGGTGTCGACTGGCAGGTGCTCGGCACGGGCGCCCTGCTGGCGGCCGTGCTGAGCACCCTGCGGCTGCACGGCGCGCTGCGCGTGGCGGGTGACCAGGCGCGCGAGCTGGAGCGGCTGGCCCACGTCGACGACCTCACGGGCCTGCCCAACCGCCGCGCCTGCAGCGCCGCCGCTGAGCGCCTGGCCGGCGCGGACGAGACCCCCGTGGCCCTGGCGCTGCTGGACCTCGACAGGTTCAAGGCCGTCAACGACTCCCTCGGCCACGCGGGCGGTGACGCGCTGCTGCGCGCCGCGGCGCGCGCGTGGTCGGCCGTGCTGCCGGCGGGCGCGGACCTGCACCGGTGGGGCGGGGAGGAGTTCGTGCTGCTGCTCGGCGGGGCGGCGGCCGAGCGCGCCGAGGTGCTGGTCCAGGACCTGCGGCTGGCCACACCGGCCCCTCACACCGTCTCGGCCGGGCTGGTGGCGCGCCGGCCCGGCGAGGACGCCGCCTCGCTGCTCGCCCGGGCCGACGCGCTGCTCTACCTCGCCAAGGAGGGTGGGCGCGACCGCGTCTGCACCGACGCGTCCCCGGCCCCGGCCCCGGCCCCCGCCGACGACGACGCGGGCGCACCCCGGCCGGGTACGCCCGCGTCGTCGTCCTGAGCGGTCAGGACAGGCGCGCCACCAGGGCGTCGCCAACCTGCGACGTAGAGCGCTTCGCGGTGCCGCGCTCGAGCAGGTCCGCCGCGACGGCGGCCTCCACGCGGGCGGCCGCGTCGGCGTGGCCGAGGTGCGCCAGCAGCATGCCGACCGACAGCGCCGTGGCCGTGGGGTCGGCGATCCCCTGCCCGGCGATGTCGGGCGCGGAGCCGTGGACGGGCTCGAACATCGACGGCGCCGTGCGGTCGGGGTTGATGTTGCCGCTGGCCGCCAGGCCGATGCCGCCGCAGACGGCCGCGGCGAGGTCGGTGACGATGTCGCCGAAGAGGTTGTCGGTGACGATGACGTCGAACCGGCTCGGGTCCTGGACGAGGTAGATCATCGCGGCGTCGACGTGGGCGTAGTCGGCGGTGACGTCAGGGAAGTCGGCGTTCACGCGCTCGACGGTGCGGCGCCACAGGTGCCCCGCGAACGTCAGCACGTTGTGCTTGTGCAGCAGCGTCAGCTTCTTGCGCGGGCGGGCCTGCGCACGGGCGAAGGCGTCGCGGACCACGCGCTCCACCCCGAAGGCGGTGTTGACGCTGACCTCGGTGGCGATCTCGGCCGGGGTGCCCACGCGCAGCGCACCGCCGTTGCCGGTGTACGGGCCCTCGGTGCCCTCGCGGACGACGACGAAGTCGACGTCGCCCGGGTCCGCCAGCGGGCCGCGCACGCCCGGGAAGAGCTTGCCGGGGCGCAGGTTGACGTAGTGGTCCAGCTCGAAGCGCAGCTTGAGGAGCAGACCGCGCTCCAGCACGCCGGAGGGGACGCCGGGGTCGCCGACGGCGCCGAGCAGGATCGCGTCCGCGCCGCGGACCTCCTCGAGCACGCTGTCGGGCAGCGTCTCGCCGGTGGCGTGCCAGCGCTTGGCGCCCAGGTCGTACTCGGTGGTGTCGACGGCGGTGCCGGCGGGCACCGCGGCGCGCAGCACCTTGAGGCCCTCGGCCACGACCTCCGGGCCGATGCCGTCACCGGCGATGACGGCGAGCTGGATGCTCGAGGGCGGCGTCGACGACGCGGTGGAGGGCGCTGCTGCGGTGCTGGTCATGACCGCAGAGGCTACCGACGCCGCGGTGCCCTCCCCGCTCCCCAACCGTGATCATGGACCTCCCGTGCACTTTCAGCCGTGATCATGGAGTTCCCGAACACCATCACCCGCCTGAGGGCATCCAGTCGGTCCCGAGCGGGGGCACCCGCACCGGGGTGCACGCAGCGACCGGGCCGCTCGCGACGTCGAACGCCACGCGCACAGTCACGCCGCTGACGGGGCGGACGTCGTCGTCGGGGTCCTCGTCAGCCGCCTTCAGCTCCGTCTCGGTGAGCGTCCGCGCGGACGCCATGATGACGAGCGTCGTCCCCCGCGGGACTGACCCAGCGGGCACGCGCGCACCGAAGCTGCGCTCGCCCGTCGAGACGGTCAGCCCCGACACGTCCACGTCGGCGCTCGTGGAGCGACCGGGCTGGCACCAGGTGCCGTCGGGCAGGAACGTCACGTCGGCGCTGATCCCTTCTGCCTCGAGCGCCCGTTCGAGGCCGAGCGCGTCGTCGAGGCGGTTGACCTGCACGTCGACGTCGCCCGCGGTGTCGCGGCTCACCGCCCAGGCCGGCTCTGCCTGGAGCGTCGGGATGACCACGAGCCCGCCGGCCACCACGGCGACGGCCGCTGCCGCCACGAGGAGCGGCCTGCGCGTCCAGCGCCGCCGGGCGCGCTCCTCCGCAGCGCCCGCGGCCGGGGTCCGACGCTCCTCGACGACCTCGCGCAGCGCGGTGAGCAGACGTGCGTCGTAGGCGTCCATGCGCTCGTCGCGCTCGGGGTGGTCGCGCTGGTCGGTCTCGGGGTCCACGTCAGGCCTCCTGGGAGCGGTCGGTGGGGGCGGGCTGGGCGGGGTCGGCGAGGGGCGGGACCGCGCGGCGCAGTCGCCCCCGGGCGCGGTGGAGGCGCACGCGCGCGGCACCAGCGCTGATGCCGAGCACCTGGGCCACGTCGACCAGCGGGAGGTCGTCGACGACGACGAGCTCCAGCACGTCGCGCAGCGGACCGGGCAGGGCGGCCAGCTCGCCGTGCAGCCGCCGGGCGCTCGCGGCGGCGTCGACCTGCTCGGCGAGCCGCTCGTAGGCGTCGTCGTCGACGAGGGCCCGTGCGTCGACGCGGCGCTCGACGCGCCGGCGGCGCGCGGTGGTCTCGTGGTGGCCGGCCACCACGTGGCGGGCGATGCCCAGCAACCACGCGACAGGGCTGGCGCGGGCAGCGTCGTAGCCGCCCGCCGATCCGATCGCGCGCACGAAGACGTCAGCGGTGAGGTCGGCGACGTCGTGGGGATCGCGCACGCGGCGCGCCACGAACCGCTCGACGTCGCGCACGCACGCGCGGTACACGGCCTCGAGCGCGTCGGGGTCGGCACCCATGCGGGCGCAGCGATCCGCCAGCTCGGCGCGGACGCTGGTCGCTGGAGGCGTGCTCACACCCCTCCTTGCTGCCGCACCGCAGAAGCGTTACAGCATGTTCGGGAAGTCCATGATCACGGTGGGAAAGTGCTCGGGAGGCCCATGATCACGGACGGGGGGCGGGGGCGGGAGCGTGCTCGCCGGTCTGCACGGCCCACAGGCCGGCGTAGGCGCCGCCGAGGGCCACCAGCTCGTCGTGGGTGCCGGACTCCGCGACCCGCCCAGCGGCGAGCACCCAGATGCGGTCCGCGTCGCGGACCGTCGACAGGCGGTGGGCGACCACGAGCGCCGTCCGCGTGGCCGTGACCCGCGCCAGGGACCGCTGGATGGCGGCCTCGGTCTCGGTGTCGACGGCGGAGGTCGCCTCGTCGAGCACGAGCAGCGCCGGGTCGCGCAGGAGCGCCCGGGCCAGCGCGAGCCGCTGCCGCTGCCCGCCCGACAGGGTCTGGCCCCGCTCCCCCACCACGGTGGCGTAGCCGTCGGGCAGCGCGGCCACGAACTCGTGGGCCTCCGCGGCGCGCGCGGCCTCCTCGACCTGGGCGTCGGTCGCGTCGGGACGGCCGTAGGCGATGTTCTCCCGCACGGTGCCGTGGAAGAGGAAGGCGTCCTGGCTCACGTAGCCGATCGCGCCGCGCAGGGAGTCCCACGTGAGGTCGCGCACGTCGTGGCCGTCCAGCAGCACCGCGCCCGCGCGCGGGTCCGCGAAGCGCAGCACCAGGCGCAGCAGCGAGGACTTGCCCGCGCCGGTCGTGCCCACCACGGCGTGGGTCTGCCCGGCGGGGACCACCAGGTCGAGGTCACCGCCGGGCCCGCCCAGGACGTCGGGCCCGTCGTCGTACCCGAACCGCACACCGCGCAGCTCCAGTGCGCCGCGCGGCGGGGACGACAGCGCGACGGCGCCCTCCACGGCGGACGGACGCAGCTCGAGCAGCCCGAAGATGCGGCGGGTGGACGCCATGGCCCGCTGGTAGAGGTCGAGCGTCTGGCCGAGGTCGGTGAGCGGCCAGAGCAGGCGCTGCGTCATGAAGACGAGCACCGTGAACAGGCCCACCTCGAGGCGGCCCTGGAGCGTGTACCAGCCGCCCAGCAGCAGCGTGGCCGAGAACCCGGCGAGGATGGCCATCCTGATCAGCGGGACGAACGCCGAGCTGGAGCGGATGGCGCGGGCGTTGGCCAGCCGGTAGTCGCGGGACGCGCGGGCCACCCGGGCGCTCTCGCGCTGCTCGGCCGTGAAGGCGCGGATGGTGGCGACGCCGCCGAGGTTGCCGGCCACCACCGCCGCCACCTCCCCGGCGGTCGAGCGCACGTCGGCGTACAGAGGCTCCAGGCGGC includes:
- a CDS encoding 3-isopropylmalate dehydrogenase, yielding MTSTAAAPSTASSTPPSSIQLAVIAGDGIGPEVVAEGLKVLRAAVPAGTAVDTTEYDLGAKRWHATGETLPDSVLEEVRGADAILLGAVGDPGVPSGVLERGLLLKLRFELDHYVNLRPGKLFPGVRGPLADPGDVDFVVVREGTEGPYTGNGGALRVGTPAEIATEVSVNTAFGVERVVRDAFARAQARPRKKLTLLHKHNVLTFAGHLWRRTVERVNADFPDVTADYAHVDAAMIYLVQDPSRFDVIVTDNLFGDIVTDLAAAVCGGIGLAASGNINPDRTAPSMFEPVHGSAPDIAGQGIADPTATALSVGMLLAHLGHADAAARVEAAVAADLLERGTAKRSTSQVGDALVARLS
- a CDS encoding ABC transporter ATP-binding protein; the encoded protein is MTAAATAPLGATPPLRALWRHHRRHRPRFALAVLMTTLNTAADVAPELLLGVAIDIVVRGSDSFVGTVLGVEGRFEQLVVVAVVNALVWVVESLTDYAASVLWRGLAQSVQDELRTEAYTAVQAMDVGWHERTPSGQVLSVLSDDVNQLERFLDVGARTVLHTLLTVVFVGIVFGVTSWQVAVLAFLPVPVIAWGSIRFQRRLEPLYADVRSTAGEVAAVVAGNLGGVATIRAFTAEQRESARVARASRDYRLANARAIRSSSAFVPLIRMAILAGFSATLLLGGWYTLQGRLEVGLFTVLVFMTQRLLWPLTDLGQTLDLYQRAMASTRRIFGLLELRPSAVEGAVALSSPPRGALELRGVRFGYDDGPDVLGGPGGDLDLVVPAGQTHAVVGTTGAGKSSLLRLVLRFADPRAGAVLLDGHDVRDLTWDSLRGAIGYVSQDAFLFHGTVRENIAYGRPDATDAQVEEAARAAEAHEFVAALPDGYATVVGERGQTLSGGQRQRLALARALLRDPALLVLDEATSAVDTETEAAIQRSLARVTATRTALVVAHRLSTVRDADRIWVLAAGRVAESGTHDELVALGGAYAGLWAVQTGEHAPAPAPRP
- a CDS encoding GGDEF domain-containing protein produces the protein MRPRPSRRAEVVAALVCVAGATTVPLLPHHPLASAAAVLAPVLLLLVVALRRRLVWTAAGAALMAAGDVVFRLLWWAQGTPVVPSVADVAFVLGYLALLRAAHLAAGPGRSGATLDALIVVAGPAAVVAAAVHGPLAALAVTGTPLQTAQALVAPLFDLALLVLVVRASVVGALTRPQAAALQTAVVLLLVGNAGYLVLVDLAPGLLRPWLGAPFGLAFSLAALAASAPAPTRPAPRTSPSGSRLVLALLPASACLPAAVLVLQGVVGAGVDWQVLGTGALLAAVLSTLRLHGALRVAGDQARELERLAHVDDLTGLPNRRACSAAAERLAGADETPVALALLDLDRFKAVNDSLGHAGGDALLRAAARAWSAVLPAGADLHRWGGEEFVLLLGGAAAERAEVLVQDLRLATPAPHTVSAGLVARRPGEDAASLLARADALLYLAKEGGRDRVCTDASPAPAPAPADDDAGAPRPGTPASSS
- a CDS encoding RNA polymerase sigma factor, which encodes MSTPPATSVRAELADRCARMGADPDALEAVYRACVRDVERFVARRVRDPHDVADLTADVFVRAIGSAGGYDAARASPVAWLLGIARHVVAGHHETTARRRRVERRVDARALVDDDAYERLAEQVDAAASARRLHGELAALPGPLRDVLELVVVDDLPLVDVAQVLGISAGAARVRLHRARGRLRRAVPPLADPAQPAPTDRSQEA